The following proteins are co-located in the Aquarana catesbeiana isolate 2022-GZ linkage group LG02, ASM4218655v1, whole genome shotgun sequence genome:
- the RELT gene encoding tumor necrosis factor receptor superfamily member 19L isoform X2, which translates to MRNTCQALAFCLLLVQVWEALCQEEVCGKMEYQDDSGQCMPCTKCPPGKEPEGVCGFGIGTKVGCRPCAPGTFSSRHGLAPCSMHTQCDKKKRIALRVGTPSADALCGDCIPRHFPLVPKSPNVCVACWLAPPETVGCEGERTLRPRAPRTLEAASNADKASQNSTHKGIPEDSRTQYAVLAIVPVFCMMGLTGIFLCNLLKKKGYRCTSHKPDEEAVPEKEGINPSTLLEENGNEDTIGVLVRLITEKRENAVALEELLKDYQSKQISAVGSKSPQRMHLLPQMPNLCKHQHHLHTVQGPASRSGMCCTRCSQKKWPNVLTSSQSANNMKLSRNGFKNSRSGEVTILLVGRFRVARIPEQKTNPPDVKAICLGGEDDQDVPSSEPSEQRMLMSDTVRAKNHSLEDTSKLEDVI; encoded by the exons ATGAGGAACACTTGCCAAGCATTGGCCTTTTGCTTATTACTG GTTCAGGTCTGGGAAGCGCTGTGCCAGGAGGAAGTGTGCGGAAAAATGGAGTACCAGGATGACAGCGGTCAGTGTATGCCCTGCACAAAGTGTCCGCCCGGGAAGGAGCCAGAGGGG GTTTGTGGCTTTGGCATTGGCACCAAGGTTGGATGCAGGCCTTGTGCCCCTGGCACGTTCTCCAGCCGTCATGGATTGGCCCCCTGCAGTATGCACACCCAGTGTGACAAGAAAAAGCGGATAGCCCTGAGAGTCGGTACACCAAGTGCAGATGCTCTGTGTGGAGACTGCATACCAAG GCATTTCCCTCTAGTACCCAAAAGTCCCAACGTCTGTGTCGCTTGCTGGTTGGCTCCTCCAGAAACTGTGGGATGTGAAG GTGAGAGAACTCTGCGGCCTCGAGCTCCTAGGACATTAGAGGCTGCCAGTAATGCAGATAAGGCCTCTCAAAACAGTACACATAAAGGTATCCCGGAGGACTCTCGCACTCAGTATGCCGTGTTGGCAATCGTGCCGGTCTTCTGTATGATGGGCCTGACGGGCATTTTCCTGTGTAACCTGCTGAAGAAAAAAGGTTATCGCTGCACTTCCCATAAACCAGACGAGGAGGCTGTTCCTGAGAAAGAAG GTATTAACCCCTCCACCCTATTAGAGGAGAACGGCAATGAGGACACCATCGGGGTTCTGGTGCGTCTTATTACAGAGAAGAGAG AAAATGCTGTTGCTTTGGAAGAACTACTGAAGGATTATCAGAGCAAGCAGATCTCTGCTGTAGGAAGCAAGTCACCTCAACG AATGCACCTCCTCCCTCAGATGCCGAACCTCTGCAAGCACCAGCATCACCTGCACACGGTCCAGGGCCCGGCGTCCCGCTCCGGCATGTGCTGCACTCGCTGCAGCCAGAAGAAATGGCCTAATGTACTTACCTCATCGCAGTCTGCGAACAACATGAAACTCAGCAGAAATGGGTTCAAGAACTCCAGATCTGGGGAAGTCACCATCCTTTTAGTGGGCAG GTTCCGTGTGGCTCGTATACCAGAGCAGAAGACAAACCCTCCAGATGTGAAAGCTATTTGTCTTGGTGGTGAAGACGACCAAGATGTCCCAAGCAGTGAGCCTTCTGAACAGAGAATGCTGATGTCTGACACTGTGAGGGCCAAAAACCACAGTCTAGAAGATACCAGCAAGTTGGAG
- the RELT gene encoding tumor necrosis factor receptor superfamily member 19L isoform X1, with protein sequence MRNTCQALAFCLLLVQVWEALCQEEVCGKMEYQDDSGQCMPCTKCPPGKEPEGVCGFGIGTKVGCRPCAPGTFSSRHGLAPCSMHTQCDKKKRIALRVGTPSADALCGDCIPRHFPLVPKSPNVCVACWLAPPETVGCEGERTLRPRAPRTLEAASNADKASQNSTHKGIPEDSRTQYAVLAIVPVFCMMGLTGIFLCNLLKKKGYRCTSHKPDEEAVPEKEGINPSTLLEENGNEDTIGVLVRLITEKRENAVALEELLKDYQSKQISAVGSKSPQRRMHLLPQMPNLCKHQHHLHTVQGPASRSGMCCTRCSQKKWPNVLTSSQSANNMKLSRNGFKNSRSGEVTILLVGRFRVARIPEQKTNPPDVKAICLGGEDDQDVPSSEPSEQRMLMSDTVRAKNHSLEDTSKLEDVI encoded by the exons ATGAGGAACACTTGCCAAGCATTGGCCTTTTGCTTATTACTG GTTCAGGTCTGGGAAGCGCTGTGCCAGGAGGAAGTGTGCGGAAAAATGGAGTACCAGGATGACAGCGGTCAGTGTATGCCCTGCACAAAGTGTCCGCCCGGGAAGGAGCCAGAGGGG GTTTGTGGCTTTGGCATTGGCACCAAGGTTGGATGCAGGCCTTGTGCCCCTGGCACGTTCTCCAGCCGTCATGGATTGGCCCCCTGCAGTATGCACACCCAGTGTGACAAGAAAAAGCGGATAGCCCTGAGAGTCGGTACACCAAGTGCAGATGCTCTGTGTGGAGACTGCATACCAAG GCATTTCCCTCTAGTACCCAAAAGTCCCAACGTCTGTGTCGCTTGCTGGTTGGCTCCTCCAGAAACTGTGGGATGTGAAG GTGAGAGAACTCTGCGGCCTCGAGCTCCTAGGACATTAGAGGCTGCCAGTAATGCAGATAAGGCCTCTCAAAACAGTACACATAAAGGTATCCCGGAGGACTCTCGCACTCAGTATGCCGTGTTGGCAATCGTGCCGGTCTTCTGTATGATGGGCCTGACGGGCATTTTCCTGTGTAACCTGCTGAAGAAAAAAGGTTATCGCTGCACTTCCCATAAACCAGACGAGGAGGCTGTTCCTGAGAAAGAAG GTATTAACCCCTCCACCCTATTAGAGGAGAACGGCAATGAGGACACCATCGGGGTTCTGGTGCGTCTTATTACAGAGAAGAGAG AAAATGCTGTTGCTTTGGAAGAACTACTGAAGGATTATCAGAGCAAGCAGATCTCTGCTGTAGGAAGCAAGTCACCTCAACG CAGAATGCACCTCCTCCCTCAGATGCCGAACCTCTGCAAGCACCAGCATCACCTGCACACGGTCCAGGGCCCGGCGTCCCGCTCCGGCATGTGCTGCACTCGCTGCAGCCAGAAGAAATGGCCTAATGTACTTACCTCATCGCAGTCTGCGAACAACATGAAACTCAGCAGAAATGGGTTCAAGAACTCCAGATCTGGGGAAGTCACCATCCTTTTAGTGGGCAG GTTCCGTGTGGCTCGTATACCAGAGCAGAAGACAAACCCTCCAGATGTGAAAGCTATTTGTCTTGGTGGTGAAGACGACCAAGATGTCCCAAGCAGTGAGCCTTCTGAACAGAGAATGCTGATGTCTGACACTGTGAGGGCCAAAAACCACAGTCTAGAAGATACCAGCAAGTTGGAG